Proteins from a genomic interval of Paenibacillus sp. FSL H8-0048:
- a CDS encoding extracellular solute-binding protein, with product MKTGTRKGQSLLKSTSILLLSALLLSACSGKLESGNGGKETPAGNDPKPSAAVDESPLGKYDPPIELSFVRDLSDVVENNVLGVLKDETIDNNRWTKLYEDQLGIKIKYNWIVKGSQTSDQYLQKINVTLASGDLPDVTPVNATQLKQLADSDQLEDMTALYEKYASPFTKKVLSGEGTSVFDAATFDGKLMAIPSLESSIERSMYIWIRTDWLEKLGMQPPKTMADVLAISEAFVDKDPDGNGKKDTYGLGITKDLWGGAMGLEGFMAGYNAYPNIWVDDGSGKLVYGSIQPEVKKALQVLQDMAKKGQLDQEFGVKDGGKVSELISAGKIGMEYGEQWNSIWPLQLNRDNDPKAQWQAFPIVSESGDTPKVPLKFSTTRFFAVKKGAAHPEAVIKLFNLHVEKNWGETAEFDKYYAPPEAESVWQLSPVTPYPVTKNVDAFREIDAARKAGDFSTLKGEAKTIQEKLESYASGSTEGFSLWGWERIYGEQGSMGIADQYIKNDQFLQEKFVGAPTPTMVERKTTLEKQQNEMFVKIILGDPIDKFDQFVKDWQKLGGDQITQEVNEWYAATKK from the coding sequence ATGAAGACAGGTACAAGAAAAGGTCAGAGCTTACTGAAGAGTACTTCCATCCTGTTGTTGTCTGCACTGCTGTTGTCCGCTTGCTCAGGCAAGCTGGAATCCGGTAACGGCGGGAAGGAAACGCCAGCCGGTAATGATCCGAAGCCAAGCGCAGCTGTAGATGAGAGTCCGCTCGGCAAATACGATCCTCCGATTGAGTTGTCGTTCGTCAGAGATCTTAGCGATGTGGTAGAGAATAACGTGCTTGGCGTATTGAAGGACGAGACGATTGATAACAACCGCTGGACCAAGTTGTATGAGGATCAGCTCGGCATCAAGATCAAATATAACTGGATTGTGAAGGGCAGCCAGACCTCGGACCAGTACTTGCAGAAAATCAATGTCACTCTGGCCTCCGGGGATCTGCCGGATGTAACGCCGGTCAACGCCACCCAGCTTAAGCAATTGGCCGATTCGGACCAGCTTGAGGATATGACGGCGTTATATGAAAAGTATGCTTCACCGTTCACAAAGAAGGTGCTGTCGGGAGAAGGAACAAGTGTGTTCGATGCCGCGACCTTCGATGGCAAGCTGATGGCTATTCCGAGCCTGGAATCCTCTATTGAACGGTCGATGTACATCTGGATTCGGACCGACTGGCTGGAAAAGCTCGGGATGCAGCCGCCGAAGACAATGGCGGATGTCCTGGCAATCTCTGAAGCGTTCGTGGATAAGGACCCCGACGGAAACGGGAAGAAGGATACCTACGGCCTTGGCATTACCAAGGACCTGTGGGGCGGGGCCATGGGACTGGAAGGCTTCATGGCCGGATACAATGCGTACCCGAACATCTGGGTGGATGACGGCAGCGGCAAGCTGGTCTACGGCAGCATTCAGCCGGAAGTGAAGAAAGCGCTTCAGGTGCTGCAGGATATGGCCAAGAAAGGGCAGCTGGATCAGGAGTTCGGCGTGAAGGACGGCGGCAAGGTCTCCGAGCTGATCTCAGCCGGCAAGATCGGGATGGAGTACGGCGAGCAATGGAATTCCATCTGGCCGCTGCAGCTTAACCGTGACAACGATCCCAAAGCCCAGTGGCAGGCCTTCCCGATTGTCTCGGAATCGGGAGACACGCCGAAGGTACCGCTGAAGTTCAGCACGACCCGCTTCTTCGCGGTCAAGAAGGGCGCCGCACACCCGGAAGCGGTCATTAAATTGTTCAATCTGCATGTGGAGAAGAACTGGGGCGAGACGGCCGAATTCGATAAGTACTATGCACCGCCGGAAGCGGAGAGCGTCTGGCAGTTATCCCCGGTTACGCCGTATCCGGTTACGAAGAACGTAGACGCGTTCCGGGAGATTGATGCTGCCCGCAAGGCCGGTGATTTCTCCACCCTGAAAGGTGAAGCGAAGACAATCCAGGAGAAGCTTGAGTCCTATGCTTCAGGTTCAACAGAAGGCTTCTCCTTATGGGGCTGGGAGCGGATCTATGGTGAGCAGGGCTCCATGGGCATAGCCGACCAATATATCAAGAATGACCAGTTCCTGCAGGAGAAATTCGTCGGCGCTCCGACTCCGACCATGGTTGAGCGCAAGACAACGCTTGAGAAGCAGCAGAATGAAATGTTTGTCAAAATCATTCTGGGTGATCCGATCGATAAGTTCGACCAGTTCGTGAAGGACTGGCAGAAGCTGGGCGGCGATCAAATTACGCAAGAGGTCAACGAATGGTACGCAGCGACTAAGAAATAA
- a CDS encoding ABC transporter permease, with translation MRAKLRKELPLHLMLLPGLVMIILFSYVPMAGVMIAFQKFIPAKGLFGDQKWVGLDNFEYVMNLPSFTQVLWNTLFISSLKLILGLIIPLVFAILLNELASNVIKRSVQTAIYLPYFLSWVVLGGILIDILSPSGGIVNEFLGWFGVSKIFFLGDNDWFPFTLIASDVWKNFGYGTIVYLAAITGIDPGLYEAATIDGANRWHKTWHITIPGIRMVIVLLSVLSLGQLLNAGFDQVFNLYSPQVYESGDILDTFVYRIGLLDAQYGVATAVGFFKSIISLTLISSSYFLAYRFAKYRIF, from the coding sequence ATGAGAGCAAAACTGCGAAAAGAACTGCCGCTTCATTTGATGCTTTTGCCGGGACTGGTGATGATCATTCTGTTCTCCTACGTCCCCATGGCCGGTGTCATGATCGCGTTCCAGAAATTCATCCCTGCCAAGGGCTTGTTCGGGGATCAGAAGTGGGTGGGCCTGGATAACTTCGAATATGTGATGAACCTGCCAAGCTTCACACAGGTGCTGTGGAATACGCTGTTTATTTCGAGTCTCAAGCTGATTCTGGGCCTGATTATTCCGCTGGTGTTCGCCATTCTGCTGAACGAGCTGGCCAGCAATGTGATTAAACGGTCCGTGCAGACAGCGATTTATCTGCCGTATTTCTTGTCCTGGGTGGTGCTTGGCGGCATCTTGATTGATATTCTGTCTCCATCGGGCGGGATTGTGAATGAATTCCTCGGATGGTTCGGCGTCTCCAAGATCTTTTTCCTCGGCGACAATGACTGGTTCCCCTTCACGCTGATTGCCTCGGATGTGTGGAAGAACTTCGGCTACGGCACGATTGTATATCTGGCGGCCATAACGGGCATCGATCCCGGGTTATATGAAGCAGCTACCATTGACGGCGCCAACCGCTGGCACAAGACCTGGCATATTACCATTCCGGGCATACGCATGGTCATCGTCCTGCTGTCGGTGCTCAGTCTGGGACAACTGCTGAACGCGGGCTTCGATCAGGTCTTCAATCTGTACAGTCCGCAGGTCTACGAGAGCGGGGATATCCTGGACACCTTCGTCTACCGGATCGGTCTATTGGATGCCCAATACGGCGTAGCGACTGCCGTCGGCTTCTTTAAATCCATCATATCGCTCACCTTGATCTCCAGCTCGTATTTCCTGGCTTACCGTTTTGCCAAATACCGGATCTTCTAG
- a CDS encoding carbohydrate ABC transporter permease has protein sequence MTTVHRSKKFDGISVLNAAFLILVSLLCILPLVHIIAVSFSSSAAASAGYVRLWPVDFTFASYMYTMSRTEFWQSMVVSLTRIGIGTPLNLLLTILVAYPLSKESHALRFRSVYAWAFFVTMLFNGGLIPWYTTLKEYGLLDSIWALVLPGAVPVFSVVLLLNFFREIPKELEEAALIDGAGHFRTVWSIFVPISKPALATLALFSMVEHWNSWFDGLLLMGNPANYPLQSYIQTIVIQQNLSNMSRDAMLDLALISDRTLKSSQIFLGSLPIILAYPFLQKYFVKGIVLGSVKG, from the coding sequence ATAACTACTGTTCACCGTTCCAAAAAGTTCGACGGGATATCGGTGCTGAACGCCGCCTTCCTCATTCTGGTCTCACTGCTCTGTATCCTGCCGCTCGTTCATATTATAGCGGTGTCCTTCAGCTCCAGTGCGGCAGCCTCCGCAGGGTATGTCAGGCTCTGGCCGGTAGACTTCACGTTCGCCTCGTATATGTATACGATGAGCCGCACGGAATTCTGGCAGTCGATGGTGGTATCACTGACCCGGATCGGGATCGGGACGCCGCTGAACCTGCTGCTGACGATCCTCGTGGCCTACCCGTTATCCAAAGAATCACACGCTTTGCGCTTCCGCAGCGTCTATGCCTGGGCCTTCTTCGTCACGATGCTGTTCAACGGCGGGCTGATCCCCTGGTATACCACACTCAAGGAGTATGGCCTGCTGGATTCCATCTGGGCACTGGTACTGCCTGGCGCAGTTCCTGTGTTCAGCGTAGTGCTGCTGCTTAACTTCTTCCGGGAGATTCCGAAGGAGCTGGAAGAGGCGGCGCTGATTGACGGGGCCGGCCACTTCCGGACAGTCTGGTCCATCTTCGTGCCGATCTCCAAGCCCGCGCTGGCAACACTGGCCCTATTCTCGATGGTGGAGCACTGGAACAGCTGGTTCGACGGCCTGCTGCTTATGGGGAATCCGGCCAACTATCCGCTGCAAAGCTATATTCAGACGATTGTCATCCAGCAGAACCTGTCGAATATGTCGCGTGATGCCATGCTTGATCTGGCGCTGATCTCGGACCGGACGCTGAAGTCCTCCCAGATCTTCCTCGGCTCCCTGCCGATTATTCTGGCGTATCCGTTCCTGCAGAAATATTTCGTGAAGGGAATTGTACTCGGCAGTGTCAAAGGTTAA